The DNA sequence CGGCGTCGTATCTGTCGACGACCTCTATCTCCACGTGCGGGACCGCATTCTGGCCGACGGGGGTCGGCAGACGCCGAGGCGCTGGTTGCTGGGGTGCGATGGTCGACTAGCGGTTGCTCGGGTACCCAGCGAGGACCTGCCACTGCCGACCGCACCGGCCCATCGTCGGACCGGCCCACTCGCACATGACGTACGCACCAAGACCACCGTCGTACCACCCAGGCCTTCCTCGCCGCCCCCACTCCCTCGCGCGGAAGCCCCCTCTCACCGGGCGTACTCTCCGGACCCGCATCGCGGAATGCCAGTGATGCACGATCCGCCCCGATTCTGGCCGGCCGACTCGGGGGAGCAGCCGCTCCAGGTCTTCGCTGCATACTTGCGAGCAGTGTTCCCCTACACGCGACGCACGCCGGAGCAGTTCGAGCGAGCCCACGGCTATTCCGGAGGGGAGGTGACTCGATTCCTCGGCGGCCAAGTGGTACCGACCCCCACCTTCATTTCGGACCTGATCCAGGAACTGCACATGGGTGGAATCCTGGCCCCTGAGACCGAAGGCCAGATGTGTGCGGGATACGAGGGGTTGCTCGACTACGCGATACAGCGCCCACATGCTCTGGCCGTCTACCGAAACTATTGGGACGACTTCTCGGCGGAACAGCAACGGCGTCTCGCCATGAATGAGCACAGCCTCTTGGAGCGGGACATCGAGTGGTGCGAGCGTGAAGTGGACAGGGCGTGGGCGTCGAGCGACTTCGCCCGTACTGAGCAGTTGCAGGGCCAGATCCGGCGGATGCGGTCCAGGCGAGCGGCACTCTCTCGCGGAGCCGCTCCCGTGCGTCCGTCACGGGACTTGCGTCCCGAAGACGGGCACGAACTGCCAGGAAGGGGCGACAGCCGCCCGCGGGGCCCGGTCGTCGTCCTGTACGCGGCTCTCACTCTCCTGCTGTTCATCCTCGGGGCCTTCCTCGTCACAGTGAGCCTCCAGTGAGGGGTGTGTGCCGCTCGAAGGCCGGTCAACGCGTGCGGCAGCCAGTCGTTGCCCTGGCCCCGCGCTCGTTCCCCCCCCGTGGTCATACGCCGCCGGGACCGCCGAACCGCTGAGGCGAGGCCACGGGGTAGGGCGCTTGCGATGCGCCGGCCCGTGTCATGCGCACCCCCGCGAAGAGGGCGACGAGTGAGCCGACGGAAGTGAGGACGAGACCGGCGCCGGGCTCGGGGTCCATCCACGAGGCCGTGAAGCTCCTGGCCGATCCCAGAGCCATGCAGGCCGAGGAGTTGATCAGGAACGACAGGACGATCGTGGCTGTGCCGCGCCTGAAGCTGTCCTGCTTCCTCGCCAATCCGACGAAGCCGATGATGATGAGGAGCACCGCCCATATCCGGCACGATGTCCGGTACTCGTCGTTGCTGAACGGCACATCGATGCCCGCCACGGTGAAGAAGCTCAGCTGCGAACCGATCAGAACTGTCACTCCGGCCGCCAGGACGAGGAATGATGCCGCGGGCGACCGGGCCGGGCGTTCCGGTTCGTTGACCCAGAGAGGCCAGCCGGGCGGCGGAGGCGGCCAACTGGGGTTCGGCCGCCAGCCGGGTGGCGGTATCCAGCCGTCCGGCGGAGGGGGCCAACCCGGCGGTGGGTTCAGACGCATGATGCCTCCCATGAGCGAGTGCAGGGAGCCCGGGACTCCCTTTCACGGAGCCGGGCTCGGTTCCTATGAGGTCGGCCCGATGCTGGTGCCGTAGTACGCCGCCCGCATGATCTCCGTCATGTCGTCGAGCATCGGCATCCGCGGGTTCGCGGGCGCGCATTGGTCCTCGTAGGCGTTGAGGGCCTGTTGGGGCAGGGCGTTGAGGAAAGCGGTCTCGTCGACGCCGAGGGACTGGAAGGACGGCTCGATGCCGATGGCGTCGCGCAGTCGCTCCACGGCGTGGGCGAGTGACTCCACGCCTTCCTGAGGCGTGGTGGCGGGCAGGCCGACGGTGCGGGCGATGTCCTGGAAGCGTTGGGGGGCGCGGTAGTGCTCGTACTTGGGCCAGCCGGTGAGCTTCGCGGGGACGGTGCCGTTGTAGCGGATGACGTGCGGCAGCAGCACGGCGTTGGTGCGGCCGTGCGCGATGTGGAAGGTGGCGCCCAGGGTGTGTGACATGGCGTGGACGATGCCGAGGAAGGCGTTGCCGAAGGCCATGCCCGCGATGGTGCCCGCGTTGTGCATCTTCTCGCGTGCCTCCGGCTGCCGGGCGCGGTCGTTCACGGCCGCCTCGATGTGGTCGAAGACCATGCGGATCGCGTGCAGGGCCAGGCCGTCGGTGAAGTCGTTGGCGTACACGGACACGTACGCCTCGATGGCGTGGGTGAGCGCGTCGAAGCCGCTGTCGGCTGCCAGGGCGGGTGGCAGGTCCGTGGTGAGCTGTGGGTCGATGATGGCCACGCTGGGGGTGAGCGCGTAGTCGGCCAGGGGGTACTTCTTGCCGGTGGCGGGGTCGGAGATGACCGCGAAGGGGGTGACCTCGGCGCCGGTGCCGGACGTCGTGGGTACGCACACCAGACGGGCGCGGGAACCGAGCACGGGGAAGCGGAAGGCCCGCTTGCGGATGTCGAAGAACTTGTGCCGCATGTCGGCGAAGTCGACGTCCGGCTGCTCGTACAGGAGCCACATCACTTTCGCCGCGTCCATGGGGGAGCCGCCGCCGAGCGCGATGATGGTGTCCGGGCGGAAGTCCCGCATGAGGCGGGCGCCGCGCTGAACGGCGTCGATGCTCGGCTCGGGTTCGACGTTGTCGATGACCTGGACGGTGACGGTTTGCCGACGGCCGCGCAGGACGTGCCTGATCCGGTCGACGAAGCCGAGGCGGGTCATGGTCGCGTCGGTGACGACGGTGACACGGTGCACGTCCGGCATGTCGGCGAGGTAGCGGATGGCCTGCGGTTCGAAGTAGATCTTCGGCGGCACCTTGAACCACTGGAGGTTGTTGCGGCGCGTGGTCAGGCGCTTGACGTTCAGGAGCTGGGCGGCGGAGACGTTGTCGGACACCGACGTGCTTCCCCACGAGCCGCAGCCGAGGGTGAGCGAGGGCAGCAGGCTGTTGTAGACGCCGCCGATGGCGCCCTGCGAGGACGGGGCGTTGACGATGATCCGTACGGCCCGCAGGCGCCTGCCGTACGCCTCCGCGAGGTCCGGGTCCTCGGCGTGGATGACGGCGCTGTGGCCCTGTCCGTGGAAGGCGACCATGGCGGCGGCCAGGTCGAAGCCCTCGTGCTCGGATCCGGCCCTCAGGACGGTGAGCACCGGGCAGAGCTTCTCCCGGGTCAGCGGTTCCGCCGGGCCGACCCCGTCGGCCTCCACCAGGATGAGCGAGGTGCCGGCGGGCACGCTGAAGCCCGCCTGTTCGGCGATCCACACCGGGTTCTGGCCCACGGCCGCCGGATTGACCTTGGGGGAACAGCCCGAGCCTTCGGCCCCTGCGGGGAAGAGGAACGCCTCCAGCTTCGCCTTCTCTTCCGCGGTGGCCAGATGGGCGTGCAGCGTGCGGAACTCGGACAGGGCCGCGTCGTAGATCGCGTCGTCCAGGATGACGGCCTGCTCGGAGGCGCAGATCATGCCGTTGTCGAACGCCTTGGACAGCACCAGGTCGTTGACCGCCCGGCGCAGCAGCGCGGTCTTGTGGACGTAGGCGGGTACGTTGCCCGCGCCCACGCCCAGGGCGGGCTTGCCTGCCGAATAGGCGGCCTTGACCATGGCGTTGCCGCCGGTGGCCAGGATGAGCGCGACACCGGGGTGGCGCATCAGCGCGCCGGTCGTCTCGACGGAGGGGGCTTCGATCCACTGGACGCAGTGCTCCGGTGCCCCCGCCGTGACGGCCGCGTCTCGTACGATTCGTGCCGCCTCGGCGCTGCAGCGCTGGGCGGCGGGGTGGAAGGCGAAGACGACGGGGTTGCGGGTCTTGAGGGCGAGGAGCGCCTTGAAGATCGTGGTGGAGGTGGGGTTGGTGACGGGGGTGATCGCACACACCACACCGACCGGTTCCGCGATCTCGACCATGCCCTCGGTGTCGTCACGGGCGATGACACCGACCGTCTTCATCGGGCCCATGCTGTGTGTGACGTGCTCGCAGGCGAACATGTTCTTGACGGCCTTGTCCTCGAAGACCCCTCGCCCGGTCTCCTCGACCGCGAGGCGCGCCAGCGCGGTGTGCTGGTCCAGGGCGGCGACCGAGGCCTTGTTCACGATGTGGTCGACCTGCTCCTGGGTGAGGTCCTCGTACGCGGCGAGTGCGGTGAGCCCGGCCGAGACCAGGCGGTCCACAGCGACGGTGGCGCCCGGCGCTGGGTCTGCCGGGGAAGCGGTCCGGGAGCGGTCTTCGTTGCGGGTCATGGAAGGTCTGCCTCCGTCGTCGTGAGCCGGCACCGCGGTGCGGGCGTGAGCGGCGTGGAAGGGACCTGGCGGACCCGGGCCCCTCCTCAGCACAGTGGCGCGCCCCCGGGAAGGAGCCGAGGGCCTCTTCGGGCTACGGGTGGAGGCTGACGGTCCCGGATCCGCTGGGCCGAACGGTCCGCCCGGGACCCCGGGCCCGTCGCCGCCGGACACGGGAGGGCTGCCGCGCTGTCACCTGGTGTCGCTCGTGTCCGTACCGGAGAGCGCCGCCCGGCCTGCTTCGAGGCGGGCCACCGGCACGCGGAACGGGGAGCAGGACACGTAGTCGAGGCCCGCCGCGTGGAAGAAGGCGATCGACTCCGGGTCGCCGCCGTGCTCGCCGCAGACCCCGATCTTCAACTCGGCCCTGGCGGCCCGGCCCTCGGCGACGGCGATCTCGACCAGTCGGCCGACGCCCTCGCGGTCGATCGTCTCGAAGGGGGAGACCTTGAAGATGCCCTTGTCGAGGTAGGCGGAGAAGAAGGCGGCCTCGACGTCGTCGCGGGAGAAGCCCCAGGTGGTCTGGGTGAGGTCGTTCGTGCCGAAGGAGAAGAACTCCGCCTCGCGCGCGATGTCCCCGGCGGTGAGGGCCGCCCTCGGCAGCTCGATCATCGTGCCCACCGGGCACGCGACCGGGACGCCCGAGGCCGCCGAGACCTCGGCGAGCACCTGCTCCACCTCCTCGCGCACGAGACGCAGCTCCTCGACCGTGTCGATGAGCGGGACCATGATCTCGGCACGCGGGTCCCCGCCCGCCCGTTTGCGCTCCACCACGGCTTCGGCGATGGCACGCACCTGCATGGCGACGAGACCCGGTGCCACCAGACCCAGGCGTACGCCGCGCAGGCCGAGCATGGGGTTCTCCTCGTGCATGCGGTTCACGGCGTCGAGCAGCTCGGCGTCGTGCTCGCTCGTCCCGTCACCGTGCGCCTCTGCGGCGGCGAGGCGCACGGCGAGTTCGGTGCGGTCGGGCAGGAACTCGTGCAGCGGCGGGTCGAGGAGACGGATGGTGACCGGCAGGCCGTCCATCGCCGCCAGAATCCCGACGAAGTCCTGTCGCTGCAGGGGCAGCAGGGCCTCCAGCGCCCGCTCGCGGTCCTCGCCCGTACGGGCCAGGATCATCGCCTCGACCAGTTGCCGCCGGTCGCCGAGGAACATGTGCTCGGTGCGGCACAGACCGATGCCCTGTGCGCCGAAGCGCCGGGCCCGCGCGGCGTCCTCCGGCGTGTCGGCGTTCGCCCGCACCTCCATGCGCCGGACGGCGTCGGCGTGGCCCATGGCGCGGGCCACCGCGTCGACCAGTCCTGCGGAGCCCTCGCCCGTCTCGAAGTACCGCATGACCACGGAGTCGACCAGCGGGACCGCCCCGGCGTACACGGCACCCGTGGAGCCGTCGACGGAGATGACGGTGCCCTCCTCGACGGTGACACCACTCGCGGTGAAGCGGCGCCCGTTCAGGTCCACGTCGAGTTGCTCGGCGCCGCACACGCAGACCTTGCCCATGCCGCGGGCGACGACGGCCGCGTGGCTGGTCTTGCCGCCTCGGCTGGTGACGACGGCCTGAGCGGCGACCATGCCCGGCAGGTCGTCAGGGGTTGTCTCCTGCCGTACCAGTACGACGCTCTCTCCCGCGGCGGCGCGGCGCACCGCTTCGGCGCAGTCGAACACCGCCGCGCCCACGGCGGCGCCGGGCGACGCCGGAAGGCCGTTCGCGAGCGCCACGCCGACCGCCGAGGCGTCGAACCGCGGGAACATCAGCCTGGCCAGGCCCTCGCCGCCGACGCGGGCCAGCGCCTCGTCAGGGGTGATGATCCCCTCGTCGGCCAGTGCGGCGGCGAGGGCGAACGCGGCCTCGGCGGTGCGCTTGCCGACCCGGGTCTGCAGCATCCACAGCGTGCCGCGCTCGATGGTGAACTCGATGTCGCACAGGTCCCGGTAGTGGGCCTCCAGCGTCGCCAGGTGCTCGCGCAGCCGCGCGTACGACGGCGGGTCCAGGCGCTGGAGCTCGGTCAGGGGCACGGTGTTGCGGATGCCCGCGACGACGTCCTCGCCTTGGGCGTTGGACAGGTAGTCGCCGTACGGCCCGGGGCGGCCGGTCGCCGGGTCGCGGGTGAAGGCGACGCCGCTGCCGGAGTCGGGGCCGAGGTTGCCGAAGACCATGCGCTGGACGTTGATCGCGGTGCCCAGGTCGTCGGCGATGCGCTCGCGGCGGCGGTAGAGACGGGCCCGCTCGCTGTTCCAGGAGGCGAAGACGGCGAGGATCGACCGGCGCAGCTGCTCGGCCGGGTCCTGCGGGAAGGGCTCGCCGGTCCTCTCGCGGATCAGGACCTTGTAGGTCTCGACGAGCCGGGCGAGGTCGGCGGCGTCCAGGTGCAGGTCGTCTGGAGCGCCCCGGGACTCCTTCAGGCGGGACAGCGCGCCTTCGAACACAGCGGAGTCGACGCCCATCACCGTGCTGCCGAACATCTGGATGAGACGCCGGTAGGAGTCGAAGGCGAAGCGCTCGCTGCCCGACGCCTTCGCCAGGCCCCGCACGGAGTCGTCGGTGAGGCCGATGTCGAGGATCGTCTCCATCATGCCGGGCATGGAGAAGCGTGCCCCGGACCGCACGGAGAGCAGCAGCGGATCGTCCGCCTGCCCGAGCCGCCGTCCGGATTCCCGCTCCAGGGCGGTCAGGTGCGCGGCGATCTCGTCGGCCAGGCCGTCCGGCTCCGCTCCGGTGCTGAGGTAGGCGCGGCAGGCCTCGGTGGTGACGGTGAAACCGAGCGGCACGGGAAGGCCGAGCCGGGTCATCTCGGCGAGGTTGGCACCCTTGCCGCCGAGCAGGCCGGCCATGTCGCGGCCGCCCTCGGTGAACGCGTACACGTACTGGTCCATGGCGGTGTGTTTCCCTTCTGCCGGGGCGTACTGGGAGTGCCAACGGGGGTCGGCCGTGCGCGAAGGCGCGGAACGGCACCGCCCGGCCACGCCCCTCGTACGTCACGTGGTGTGATCCGCACGCTCGGTCCGTCCACACGGTGCCTTCTCATCCTTGAACGCGGCCCCCGCCCCGTGACAGGTACTGGACGTCCTCGGCGGTGGGCCGCTCGGCCCCGGCGGTGGGAGGATGGCGGGGGAGAGGAGGGGGATATGGCAGCACCGCCGGACGAAGTGCCGGATCCTCCTGACGAGCAGCACACCACCGCCATGGACGGCCGCGTGCCAGAAGCGCTGTTGGCTTCTGTGGCACGGGAGTTCGCGGCGTACGACGTCGACGACGAGGAGGAGGTCGTCGGTGAGGGCGAAGTCGGTGACGAGACCAGCGAGGACACGGGGCAGACGAGCCACTCGGAGGGCTGAGGGACTTCCGCCCTATTCGATGCCGTCCCCGGAGAGAAGGCCTTCGAGCTCTCGTGCGGCGTCTTCGCCCCGCCGGTAGCCGATCTCCTGGGCGGTCTCCGCGGCCCGGATCAGCTCCTGCCAGGCCGCGTCGGGGTCGTCGGCCCCGTGGTGGATGCGGGCGAGGGCCAGGCGGGCCTCGACCTCGGCGATGCGGTAGCCGCCGCTGTAGGCCAGGGACAAGGCCTGCGTCGCCTCCTCGCGGGCGAGGGAGGGTTTGTTGGCGGCGGAGGCGAGCCGGGAGCGCGCGAGCAGCGAGCGGATCAGGACATCCCGGCGAGTGGTGCTCTGCGCCAGAGTGTGCGCGGCTTCGATCCGCGTGCGGCCTTCCGCCAGAGCCGCCCGGCGTCCTGCGGCGCCGCTCCGCCGGGCCCCGTCCAGGGCCAGCTCGCCCAGGCCGATCAGGCTGACGGCCTCGTCGGCGGTCCAGCGGGCCCGGCGGCAGATCTCCAGGTTGGCCTCCAGGACACGGCGTGCGGCACGAGGGCGCCCCGTGGCGCGCAGGTGCTCCGCATAATGGATGCCGCTCCAGCCGTACAGCAGGGGTATGGGGGTGAACTCCCGGGCCAGACGCAGCGCGGAGGCGAAGGCGTGCTCTGCCTCCGCGTCCTGCCCCCGGTAGTGGCAGAGAGTGCCGTGGAGGGTCTCGGCGACGAGTTCGTCCTCGCGGTCCTGGGCTCGGCCCGCCAGCTCGTACGCGTGCGTGATGGCCCCCTCGGCCGTCGTCAACTGGCCGAGAGCGAAGTGCAGTTCGACCCGGTTCTGACAGCTGATGGCGGCCTGGTGGTGGCGTCCGAGGCCACGGAAGGCGGCTTCGGCGCGACGCAGCGTGGCGACCGCCTCCCACAGCCGTCCCAGCATCTGCAAGCTGGTCGCCACTTCGTGCAGCAGCCAGCCGCGCATCTGGGGGAGGCCGTCGGCCGTATGGGGCTCACGGCGGACATCGCCGCGCGGGAAGAAGTCGGCGAGACAGGCCAGCACCATGTCGTAGGCGTTGAGTTCCCGGGTCATCAGACCGCGGTCACCGGCGTAGAGCGCGTGGGTGACCAGCGCGTACGCCTCCGCGTACGCGCCGGAACGGCAGGAGTGGTGAACGGCCTCGATGAGCGGATCGAGCCCTTCGAGCGTAGTCGGCGGCTCGGCACTCGCCTCGGCGACGCGGAGGTAGTAACCCTTGGCCCAGGTGTGCAGCCGGACGGTGTCCACCGGTGAAACGGAGGCGGCGAAGTACGCGCGTACGAGCGGATGCGTACTGACTCGACCGTCCTGGTCGCGCCGCACCACGCGGGCGTCGACGAGGTGCACCAATGCCGCGGCGTACGCTGCTTGCGGCGCGGACGGCTCGGAGACCGGGGCAGCGCCTTCCTGCCCGGGAGTGCCGTGGGCGAGCACGACCTGCAAGGCCTCCGTGCCCACCGGCGTGCGGAACGCGCTCAGGCCGACGAGCAGGTGCCGCTCCGCCGGTGACAGACACGCGTCGTACTGGGCGAGCACGTCGTGCACGAGCTCGGCGCGCGGCAGGTCGGGGTCGGGCGGCGGCAGGGTGTTCACCCGGCGGACATCCCCGCCGTGCCGTCTGACCAGGTACGCCGCGATCAAACTGAGGGTGAGCGCGTGCCCGCCCCAGCGCAGACCTACGCGTTCCAGGGCGGCGTCGGAGCCGGTTACCCCGGACGTGGCCAGGAGGTCCCGACTGGCCGGCCCGGTCAGCGCGGGGACGTCGATCTGCCGGTACGTCACGAAGGCGACGAGGTCGACGATCGGCGCGCGCGAGGTGACCAGGCACAGGGAACGGTGGCCGGGCGTGGCGAAGAAGGTCAGGAAGTCACGCAGGTGGGCGCTGAGCACGCTGCCGTAGTGGTCGCCTCGCTGCTCCTGCACGGTCTCCAGGCCGTCGAGCACGAACACGTACGGCTGCGTGCCGAGCAGGGAGGCGACGATCTCCGCGCGGGCGCGCCCGTCGGCGCAGTCGTCGGAGGTGACGCGGCCGCCGCTGACGTAGTCGAGCGCGGCCTCCAGGAAGTCGTCGGCGCTGGGGCGCTCGGCGAAGCTCCACCAGAAGCAGCGCGTGTCCGTGGCAGGCGACCGGTCCGCGAGGTGCGGGGTGTCGTCGGGCGTACGGCGGCGTTCCAGCCACTGGCGGGCGAGCGTGGTCTTTCCCTCTCCGCCGAACCCGACCAGTCCCACCACCAGTGTCTCGGGGTCGTCCGCCGCCCGGTCGACGCGCTCCAGGACGGACTCGCGCACAACCCATTCGGTCAGCGGGCGCGGCGCGTGCTCAAGGTGGTCGAAGCGCGGCGGCTGTACCCGGCCGAGCAGTTCGTCGGCCATGCGCGGCGGCTCGGCGTGCTCCATGGGCAGCGCGTCGGACCGCACCACGAGGGAGAACGGGGGAAACGTGACCAGGTGTGCGTTGACGGCCCAGGCGGTGTCGCGGTCCTCGGCCGTGGCGCCCGAGCCCCACTTCTCCGAGACCATGCCCACGACCAGATTGCGGACGCGGTCGAGGACCGGCGCGCCGCTCATCCCCTCGGCGACGTCCGACGACCTCAGCTGCACGGGCTCGGCGAGCAGGAAGTGCCCTTCGGGAGCCTCGATCTCGCCCATGATGGTGCCTTGGGCGAGCAGACCACGGTACTTGCCGAGGCTGCGGTAGCCGTAGGTGATGAACTCGTGCCACTGGGAGGAGGCGGCGTCCCCGAGCACGGCGACGCGGCCGCGGGGCAGGGGAGCCTCGGTCCGCAGACACACCAGGTCGTCGTCGCTGTCGGCGCAGTACGCGACGACGCTCGCCCGCAGCCGCAGGGCCTTCCAGTGGTCCACGGACGGGAAGTGGACGTCGACGCGCGGGGGTTCCGCGGCCTTCACGTCGAGCCCGCCCGCCTCCAGCACGTGCCTGCAGGTGACGACCAGCCCCTGTGGGGCGATCGCGACACCGGTCCCGAGCGTGGCACCTCCGTCGGACAGCGCGACCCGCACGGTCATCAGCCGCACGTTCTGCAGTCGGACCTGATACCCGGCAGGTGGCGCCCCGGTCACGGGGGGCCCGGGCCCCAGGCGAGCCGCACGGTGAGGGAGGCCCCCGCGCTCACTTTGGCGATCAGCGCGCCGCTCTCGGCGTCCAGCGTGATGCCGAACTCGACCTCCACCTCGTCGGGGCGGTGCGCAAGAGCACCGATGGTCTCGTCGACGCGGCGTGCCATCGAATGGATCGTGCCCATCGCCGAGTCGACGGCCGCTTCGGACCGGCGGACGAGATCGGCGGGGCCGCTCGCGACCTGGCGAAGGCCACGCCCGGCCGCGAAGTCGACCAACAGCGGTCCGCTCTCGGGCGGGAGAGGACGGCCCTGGGCGCGGTCGTGAGACCTCTTGGCGAAGCCGCCGGGTGCGGCCGACGCCTCAGGGCCGCGTACTTCCGAGTTCGAGCTGTGGACTGTCATGGAGCCTCCCCCGCCCCGAGGCCGCCGCCCGCCGCCGTCCAGCGGTGGCTGAAGACGGCCCTGCCTCGGGCACCCTCCCAGCGTACGAGAAAACGCGTCCGTCGTAGCGGCCCGCGTCAGGCATGGGCGACGACAGCCACCGGGCAGCTCACCTGCCGGATGGCCATGTGTGTCACGCGCCCCACATGAGTGCCCACCTTGCCGCGCCGCATCTCACGGCCCAGCACCAGCAGCCCCGCATGCTGTGCGGCGCGCAGCACCACGTGCACAGGACGGCCCTGATCCGCGGTCGCGTGGACGGTGAGGTCCGGGTACTTGTCCCGCCACGGTTCGAGGACGGTTTCCAGGACCCACTCGGCGTCCCGCTGGGTGGGCACGTGCCCCTGCTCATCGGTGGCGCCACGGGTGTTCGGCAGCCGCCAGGCGTGCACCACGTGCAGTGGCGCGGCGCGGCGCTGGGCGGCCTCGAAGGCGAAGGAGAGCACGGAGTCACAGCTGTGGCGCAGGTCGACAGCCGCCACGACCGATCGGTGCGGCGTCGTCGCCGATGCCGCGCCGGAACCGTCAGGGAGGTGTTCGGCCACGGCGTCGAAGCCCGCACGTACGAGGACCACGGGTGTGGGTGCGTGTGCCACCACGGCCATCGCCACCGAACCGGCGAGGAGCCCGCCGAGGCCGCCGAACCCCTGGCTGCCGAGAACCAGCGACTCCGCGGTCCCGGCCTCG is a window from the Streptomyces spectabilis genome containing:
- a CDS encoding universal stress protein produces the protein MLRPIVVGLDGSRESVAAADWAAREALRRGLPLRVVHAWEGLPRDGEAVSLPELSAPQYWARRILRGTLDRLCERYPQVSVTAEQIGRSPVPALLDEAGTAESLVLGSQGFGGLGGLLAGSVAMAVVAHAPTPVVLVRAGFDAVAEHLPDGSGAASATTPHRSVVAAVDLRHSCDSVLSFAFEAAQRRAAPLHVVHAWRLPNTRGATDEQGHVPTQRDAEWVLETVLEPWRDKYPDLTVHATADQGRPVHVVLRAAQHAGLLVLGREMRRGKVGTHVGRVTHMAIRQVSCPVAVVAHA